From Cellulosimicrobium cellulans, the proteins below share one genomic window:
- a CDS encoding acyl carrier protein, translating to MAYTEQEVLAGLAEIVAEETGLPTDAVALEKSFTDDLDIDSLSMMTIVTHAEDKFGVRIPDDEVKNLTTVGDAVSFITGAQA from the coding sequence ATGGCTTACACCGAGCAGGAAGTCCTCGCCGGCCTCGCCGAGATCGTCGCCGAGGAGACGGGTCTGCCGACCGACGCCGTCGCGCTCGAGAAGTCCTTCACCGACGACCTCGACATCGACTCGCTGTCGATGATGACGATCGTCACGCACGCCGAGGACAAGTTCGGGGTCCGCATCCCGGACGACGAGGTCAAGAACCTCACGACGGTCGGCGACGCCGTGTCCTTCATCACGGGCGCCCAGGCCTGA